A segment of the Devriesea agamarum genome:
GAGCCAATGCGAGTTCTGCAAACCGGGGGTTAATTGCGCGGCGGGCAAGAACCATTGAGTTTGCGCAACCATCATGGTGAGCAGCATGGGGCCGAGGATGAAGGTGCCCAAGTAGCGAAGATCGCGCCACAGGAGCAGCCCTAGGAACATGGCGATAATGACACAACCGCCGGTTACCGCGAACTCATACATGTTGCCCCACGGCACGCGCTGGGTGGCCCAGCCTCGCAGCACCACTCCACCCAGGTGCGCAACAAATGCGACGACCATCATCGCCAAGGCGAAGGATGCGGCTGGGCGGCGGGCAGTCGTCCCCGAGAAAAGATGACTTGTTTCCAAGCCGTCACCGGACGCGAGAGCCTGCCGGTTTGCGTTGCGCTCATCCGGACCGATCAGACCACTGACCGAACCGGCCCCATCCTGAGCCTCGTCTTCATCTGGACGTTCCATCACTGCCGTGGCGGTAGCGCCCGCGGCCCCCGACGCTTTGGAGCTCGTCGCAACAGCCGACATCTTTTGCGCTGCACGGGCGCGTTCAAAGCGACGCTCCGAACGACGAGCCCCTGAAAAAGCGAGGTCAATACCGAAGGCGATGAATGCCACGGTGTAGACCGCCAGGGCAACCACGATGAGGAGGTTAGAGAATCCGGCGAGTTGTTGATCGACCATAGCGAGTCCTCAGGGCTTTAGGAGTCGGGGCTTGTGGAGTCTGACAGCGCGGCGTCGGGGATATCGCCACCGCGGTTGCGGGTAGTGGGGATTATTGTCTCTGGTTTTCTAGTATCGCGGTTTTCGAGACCGCGTTGGTCAGGATCGGGGCTGCGGCTGCCAGAGCCTTTGTCGCATAGGCCATCGATGGCGGTGCGACGTTGCTCTGGGCTCGATGTCGAGTCTAGGCCGTTCTCGCCGACTAGTGCAGGGTTGGGTTCATCGAGCGGGCTCCTTGGCCCATCTGACCTATCCGTCTGAGCATCTTGTGGACCCGGCGCACCGAGACGAGCAGCCAGGGCCGCCACATCTCGGGTGAGGTTGTAATCCTCGCTGCGCGCCAGAGCAGCGGTCTCAATGACCAGCACCGGTGCTCCAGACACCGAGGTCCCTGTCTGGGCGCGCACCCACATCCGGCGACGCGGAACGAACAGCGACAGCGCCAACCCGAATAGCGCTGTCAGGCTCATCACCAAGGTCAGAATCAAGAAAGGATCGTGTTTCACATCGAATGCGGCATACCGACGTACTCCTTCAAAACTCACGGAGCCTCCGCCGGGAAGGGTGATGCTTTCTCCCGGTGTCAGTCGGATCAAGAAGGGAGATCCATTTTGGCCGGTAACCGGCTTCAAATTGGTCAGATCGATCTGGTAGGCGTTGCGGGGAATACCGCCGTCGAGGCCTAAGTCACCGGTATATACGGTGGCAGCGATCTGGGGGTTCAAAAGGTCGGGGTAGAGGGAGCGGGGTCCTTTGGCATCGATCGTTGCTGTGGGCATAAAGAAGCCGACTAATGCCAGCTGCTGCGGCTGGGCGTCCGGCGCTTTCACGATCAGCTGAGAGGTGTAATTTCCGTCGCGAGGGATGGTGATCATGGGCCCGTCGGCAACCACATGCCCGGTGCGGTCGGTGATTTTAATGATCGGAGCGTATCCGTTGCCCATCAGGAACACGTCGGCTCCTGGAATGCTTAAAGGCTCATTGACCTGGACTGTTTGGTCAAAGGTACCGCGGCCCGGTTCGTTCACGTTGACATCTGCCAAGAACGAACGCGGTTGCCCGAATTGACGTCCGGGCTGAGTTTCGTAGGTGGCGCGGAACTTCTTGAGCGTGAATTGAAAGTCAGGTAGGTCGGAGCGATCAAACCACGGCCCGGAGCTAAAGGAGTCATAGCGAGATAGGGAGTTGGAAAAACCTTCGCCTTCGACCACGGTCAGCTGCCCGCGATACTGCGTCAGATGGCCTAGTGCCACCCCAATCAGGACCCCTACCAGCGCCAAATGAAAGAGGAGGTTGCCGGTCTCCCGCAGGTATCCGCGTTCAGCGCTCACGCTGACCGCCTCGCCCTCTGCGAGGATTCGAGTGCGGTATCGGCGCCCGCGCAAGTCAGTGCGCGCTAAGTGGGCAATCTGCTCCGGTCTGAGGTCGTCCTCAAGGGGAACTTCCCACCTGGTGTATCCCACGAAACGGTCGAGACGGCGCGGAGTACGCGGTGGCTGCGAACGCAGCTGACGCACGTGGATAGTCAGCCGAGGAATGACACAACCGATAAGGGAGATGAAAAGCAGCAGATAGATCGCAGAGAACCACACCGAGCCGTAGACGTTAAACATCCCGATGGAGTCGAGGAAACGCCCCCAGGATCCGTTGCGTTCGAGAAACTGTTCCGTCTTGGCAGGGTCGATCCCGCGCTGTGGATACAGTGACCCCGGCAATGCGGCAATAGCCAGCAGCATCAGCAGCAATAGGGCGGTTTGCATGCTGGTGAGCTGCCTCCATAAAAACCGGAGGAAACCCACGGGCCCGAGCCGGGGCATGGTGACATCCGAAGTCGATTTGCGCGCCATTACACCACCGTCTCCACGGGTCCGATGAAGGTCTGTAACTGTGCCATCCAAGCCGCCCATTGCCCGGTGAGCAGGAGAACCCCGATCACCACGAGAAGGGCGCCACCGAGCACCGTAATAGTTCGGCGATGCGTCGACAGGGCACGGCTGGCGGCCATGGCGTGTCGGAATAGGAGGGCAAAGCCGACGAAGGGAAGGCCCAGTCCGAGTGAATAGGCGACGGCGAGCACTGCGCCGCGGGTCGCCGATCCCTCCCCCAGTGACAGTGCGGCAACGGCGGCGTAGGTGGGGCCGATGCACGGTGTCCATGACAGGCCGAACACGATCCCCAGCAGCGGAGCTCCCCAGAGGCCGGCATCTGGTCGACGCGCGATTCGTTTCTCTCCGGACAGCGCAGGGAATGCGCCGAGGAACAGCAGCCCCATGAAGA
Coding sequences within it:
- the ccsB gene encoding c-type cytochrome biogenesis protein CcsB: MVDQQLAGFSNLLIVVALAVYTVAFIAFGIDLAFSGARRSERRFERARAAQKMSAVATSSKASGAAGATATAVMERPDEDEAQDGAGSVSGLIGPDERNANRQALASGDGLETSHLFSGTTARRPAASFALAMMVVAFVAHLGGVVLRGWATQRVPWGNMYEFAVTGGCVIIAMFLGLLLWRDLRYLGTFILGPMLLTMMVAQTQWFLPAAQLTPGLQNSHWLVIHVSVAILATALYALGAVATILQLVQTAREKRSAQWGAMAKLPGAHDLEGLAFRLNAIGFVLWTFTLIAGAIWANYAWGRPWGWDPKEVWTFVIWVVYAAYLHARSTRGFRGTRAAIFSLVGVVCLILNFTVVNTMLNGMHSYSGL
- the resB gene encoding cytochrome c biogenesis protein ResB, with the protein product MARKSTSDVTMPRLGPVGFLRFLWRQLTSMQTALLLLMLLAIAALPGSLYPQRGIDPAKTEQFLERNGSWGRFLDSIGMFNVYGSVWFSAIYLLLFISLIGCVIPRLTIHVRQLRSQPPRTPRRLDRFVGYTRWEVPLEDDLRPEQIAHLARTDLRGRRYRTRILAEGEAVSVSAERGYLRETGNLLFHLALVGVLIGVALGHLTQYRGQLTVVEGEGFSNSLSRYDSFSSGPWFDRSDLPDFQFTLKKFRATYETQPGRQFGQPRSFLADVNVNEPGRGTFDQTVQVNEPLSIPGADVFLMGNGYAPIIKITDRTGHVVADGPMITIPRDGNYTSQLIVKAPDAQPQQLALVGFFMPTATIDAKGPRSLYPDLLNPQIAATVYTGDLGLDGGIPRNAYQIDLTNLKPVTGQNGSPFLIRLTPGESITLPGGGSVSFEGVRRYAAFDVKHDPFLILTLVMSLTALFGLALSLFVPRRRMWVRAQTGTSVSGAPVLVIETAALARSEDYNLTRDVAALAARLGAPGPQDAQTDRSDGPRSPLDEPNPALVGENGLDSTSSPEQRRTAIDGLCDKGSGSRSPDPDQRGLENRDTRKPETIIPTTRNRGGDIPDAALSDSTSPDS
- a CDS encoding cytochrome c biogenesis CcdA family protein; protein product: MMPPTGIDLAKIGEAFAGTVLNGSMLLAIPVAMAAGIVAFCSPCVLPIVPGYLGYVSGLAGQDTAQPRKGRMFAGAALFVAGFTLVFLAMGVFFGLVGHLFKGWSGWIDRGAGVLVIFMGLLFLGAFPALSGEKRIARRPDAGLWGAPLLGIVFGLSWTPCIGPTYAAVAALSLGEGSATRGAVLAVAYSLGLGLPFVGFALLFRHAMAASRALSTHRRTITVLGGALLVVIGVLLLTGQWAAWMAQLQTFIGPVETVV